Proteins encoded in a region of the Drosophila busckii strain San Diego stock center, stock number 13000-0081.31 chromosome 2L, ASM1175060v1, whole genome shotgun sequence genome:
- the LOC108601987 gene encoding LOW QUALITY PROTEIN: short neuropeptide F (The sequence of the model RefSeq protein was modified relative to this genomic sequence to represent the inferred CDS: deleted 1 base in 1 codon), translating to MRLFKSHQSYGCVLALFSLNLLLLQETSAELTTVQGAPISSLYDNLLQREYAGPIVFPNHQVERKAQRSPSLRLRFGRSDPDMLNNMMEKRWFGDVHQKPIRSPSLRLRFGRRDPNLPQMRRTPYDDLLERELTLNSQQNQPQADAANAVGLSDDYDTVFDRVVRKPQRLRWGRSVDPRMINNYDDERNQLEREIMDSTRLLIALQQKYDHLTGEHSDESNAEDQYEENMDEQFQREVRKPMRLRWGRSTGKAPAEQKLPLAAAESASVAPNAQN from the exons atGCGTCTATTCAAATCCCATCAAAGCTATGGCTGTGTGCTGGCGCTCTTCAGCTTGAATCTCTTATTGCTGCAAGAGACCAGCGCAGAGCTAACCACAGTGCAAG GCGCTCCCATCAGCAGTTTGTATGACAATCTGCTGCAGCGCGAATATGCAGGGCCCATTGTCTTTCCCAATCATCAAGTGGAGCGCAAGGCGCAACGTTCACCCTCGTTACGCTTGCGTTTCGGTCGCAGCGATCCGGACATGTTGAATAATATGATGGAGAAACGTTGGTTTGGCGATGTTCATCAGAAGCCAATTCGATCGCCTTCACTGCGCTTGCGCTTTGGTCGACGTGATCCCAATTTGCCACAAATGCGACGCACCCCATACGATGATCTTCTGGAGCGTGAACTCACCTTGAACAGTCAGCAGAACCAGCCGCAGGCAGATGCTGCCAATGCTGTTGGACTATCCGATGATTATGATACTGTCTTTGATCGCGTGGTGCGCAAGCCGCAGCGTCTACGTTGGGGACGCAGCGTTGATCCTCGCATGATCAATAATTATGATGAC GAGCGCAATCAGCTGGAGCGTGAGATAATGGACAGTACTCGCTTGTTAATAGCTTTGCAACAGAAGTATGATCACCTGACTGGCGAGCATTCCGATGAGAGCAACGCTGAGGATCAGTATGAGGAGAATATGGATGAGCAGTTCCAACGG GAGGTGCGTAAGCCCATGCGCTTGCGCTGGGGACGCAGCACTGGCAAAGCTCCGGCTGAGCAAAAG CTTCCTCTAGCTGCTGCCGAGTCTGCTTCAGTGGCACCCAATGCTCAGAATTAA
- the LOC108601882 gene encoding protein valois — protein sequence MFPQRSSITYMTPASHQPPPAKELADNVEYPNLNVADMNARLENLSPRLHDCFDSIAMNESQHFALATNHRDGGNWWGMLFGFANMEKMAVDTADFKLQCEQTVNIIRYAHNNVLLVALGDTRLQAWSTFSEVRNAKDPYCLFLIGEDSAHNAPINQLSVFKSEPNRAASTCLSNTLNVWDLSGAELCSTYCARVAHIQKITGLATSHTTQDQLVTCDRSGCVRLWDVRASSPSSTCLFNDTTHKLSFTCAAWAAPTELVGDNYVYLGDYDGNVHTLDLRKPGEVQQTNAYFSEGNVSQLLVNGSHLAVLSNSPAGVKIARVNDKHDIIYTDNDTHTRLTDGVWHDESTLLTIGHGHKLATHKI from the exons ATGTTCCCGCAAAGAAGCTCCATAACGTATATGACACCAGCGTCTCATCAGCCGCCGCCAGCTAAGGAGCTCGCCGACAACGTTGAGTATCCAAACCTCAATGTAGCCGACATGAATGCGCGCCTGGAGAACTTGTCACCACGTTTGCATGACTGCTTTGATAGCATTGCCATGAACGAATCGCAACACTTTGCACTGGCAACAAATCATCGCGATGGCGGCAATTGGTGGGGCAtgctctttggctttgccaaTATGGAAAAAATGGCAGTAGACACTGCTGATTTTAAGCTGCAGTGCGAGCAAACTGTTAACATTATACGTTATGCGCACAACAATGTGTTGCTTGTGGCATTGGGTGATACACGTTTGCAGGCCTGGTCCACATTCTCAGAGGTGCGCAATGCCAAGGATCCCTACTGTTTGTTTCTGATTGGCGAGGACTCGGCGCACAATGCGCCCATCAACCAGCTTAGCGTGTTTAAGTCGGAGCCCAATCGCGCGGCTTCCACCTGTCTGAGTAATACACtgaat GTCTGGGATCTGTCAGGCGCGGAATTATGCAGCACATACTGCGCACGTGTTGcccacatacaaaaaataacagGCTTGGCCACCTCGCATACCACACAAGATCAGCTTGTTACCTGCGATCGTAGCGGCTGTGTGCGTCTTTGGGATGTGCGCGCCTCCTCACCTTCCTCCACATGCCTCTTTAATGATACTACACATAAGCTGAGTTTCACCTGTGCTGCATGGGCTGCACCCACCGAACTTGTGGGCGATAATTATGTTTACCTGGGTGACTATGATGGGAATGTACATACGCTGGATTTGCGCAAGCCTGGCGAggtgcaacaaacaaatgcttatTTTTCCGAAGGCAACGTATCCCAGCTACTAGTCAATGG GTCACACTTGGCTGTGCTGAGCAATTCGCCTGCGGGTGTGAAAATTGCGAGGGTGAACGATAAGCATGACATTATTTACACCGATAATGATACGCATACTCGTCTCACGGATGGCGTTTGGCACGATGAGAGCACACTGCTAACTATTGGACACGGACACAAGTTGGCTAcgcacaaaatataa
- the LOC108594329 gene encoding 6-pyruvoyl tetrahydrobiopterin synthase: MSQQPVAFLTRRETFSACHRLHSPQLSDAENLEVFGKCNNFHGHGHNYTVELTVRGPIDQRTGMVVNITELKDAIETVIMKRLDHKNLDKDVEYFAKIPSTTENLAVYIWDNIRTQLKKPELLYEVKIFETPKNIITYRGPYQLNGLYNNINKRVAHDSCTNISSDSD; the protein is encoded by the exons ATGTCTCAGCAACCTGTTGCCTTTCTGACGCGACGAGAAACGTTCAGCGCCTGCCATCGTTTGCATAG TCCCCAGCTAAGCGATGCGGAAAATTTGGAGGTCTTTggaaaatgcaataatttccATGGTCATGGACACAATTATACAG TTGAACTAACTGTGCGAGGACCCATAGATCAACGCACTGGCATGGTGGTAAACATAACGGAGCTGAAGGATGCCATTGAGACGGTTATAATGAAGCGCTTGGATCATAAAAATCTAGACAAGGATGTTGAATATTTTGCCAAAATT CCCAGCACTACAGAGAATCTGGCTGTCTACATTTGGGACAATATACGCACACAACTTAAGAAGCCAGAGCTGCTCTACGAGGTGAAAATATTTGAGACTCCAAAGAATATTATTACCTATCGTGGACCGTATCAACTGAATGGACTTTATAACAATATCAACAAACGCGTTGCTCACGACTCATGCACCAATATATCATCCGACTCGGATTAG
- the LOC108595509 gene encoding alkaline ceramidase — translation MDSGNIMDLYAMYLFRPGSSPVDWCEGNYLISSNIAEFVNTFSNFLFILLPPILIMLFKEYGRFVTPGIHLLWVLLIVVGLSSMYFHATLSLLGQLLDELAILWVFIAAFSLFYPKRYYPKFVRNSRKIFSWLMLFAAIVATALCWWKPIVNAFVLMLMGVPTMAMLYTELQRVRDQRVYRLGLRATTVWAVAVFCWINDRMFCEAWSAINFPYLHGFWHIFIFIAAYTVLVLFAYFYVESELPQRQPLLKYWPKNEFEFGIPFISIRNPDTNDWRFYCGLFMQDFDDKQNISAIQQLKIM, via the exons atggACTCGGGTAACATAATGGATTTATATGCGATGTATTTATTTCGACCCGGAAGCTCGCCAGTTGATTGGTGTGAgggaaattatttaatttcatctAATATTGCTGAATTTGTTAATACG TTCAGCAACTTTCTCTTTATATTACTGCCTCCGATCTTAATAATGCTATTTAAGGAATATGGTCGCTTTGTAACGCCTGGCATACATCTACTCTGGGTGCTACTAATTGTGGTTGGCTTGAGTTCAATGTATTTTCATGCAACGCTTAGTTTGCTGGGTCAACTGCTCGATGAACTGGCCATACTTTGGGTATTTATAGCAGCCTTCTCGCTATTCTATCCCAAACGCTACTATCCCAAATTTGTACGCAATTCACG CAAAATCTTCAGTTGGTTGATGTTATTTGCAGCGATAGTCGCAACGGCTTTGTGCTGGTGGAAGCCCATTGTTAATGCCTTTGTTCTTATGCTCATGGGCGTGCCCACCATGGCAATGCTCTACACTGAACTACAGAg AGTTCGTGATCAGCGTGTTTATCGCTTGGGCTTGCGTGCCACAACCGTTTGGGCCGTGGCCGTATTTTGTTGGATTAACGATCGTATGTTCTGCGAGGCCTGGTCAGCGATCAACTTTCCATACTTGCATGGCTTTTGGCATATATTCATCTTCATTGCGGCATATACAGTGCTGGTGCTGTTTGCCTATTTCTATGTGGAATCTGAGCTGCCACAGCGGCAGCCACTGCTCAAATATTGGCCAAAGAATGAGTTTGAATTTGGCATACCATTTATATCGATAAGAAATCCAG ATACAAATGATTGGCGCTTCTACTGCGGCTTATTCATGCAGGACTTTGATGACAAGCAGAATATTTCTGCCATCCAACAACTAAAGATTATGTAG
- the LOC108598441 gene encoding ovarian-specific serine/threonine-protein kinase Lok isoform X2, whose product MAKDTQGTQATQSQASNVWTQVESQPMEKIVWGRLYGKNIKIKSLDLNNDEFSAGRGEANDLILTLNDLPEKILARISKVHFIIKRANCELTNPVYIQDLSRNGTFVNGEKIGTNKTRILQNDDIIALAHPTYKAFVFKDLSPNEAIGLPAEIKDTYYINRKLGSGAYGMVRLVYDRRTCEQFAMKVVKKNMLEVSAQPKNYFNDPEKVLNEAKIMKNLSHPCVVRMHDIVDKPDSVYMVLEFMRGGDLLHRIIDNKLLSEDTSKLYFYQMCHAVKYLHDRAITHRDLKPDNVLLESNDADTLLKVSDFGLSKFVHKGSVMRTLCGTPLYVAPEVLITGGRDSYTQKVDIWSLGVVLYTCLSGTLPFSDEYGTPAADQIKRGSFRFRHPSWQQTSQRAKSLIKQMLIVDPTKRPSIDAVLKSNWLRDAPMLQKARKLMKLEETDQEEVENNFLEPPTKRRRC is encoded by the exons ATGGCAAAAGATACACAAGGCACGCAGGCTACGCAAAGCCAGGCGTCCAACGTTTGGACGCAGGTGGAGAGCCAGCCTATGGAGAAAATTGTATGGGGCAGACTCTATGGcaagaatataaaaatcaaatccCTTG ATTTGAACAACGACGAATTTTCCGCCGGACGCGGCGAAGCCAatgatttaatattaacaCTAAATGATTTACCTGAGAAAATACTAGCACGCATATCTAAGgtgcattttataataaagcgCGCCAACTGTGAGCTGACAAATCCGGTTTATATACAG GATCTCTCACGCAACGGGACCTTTGTGAATGGCGAAAAAATTGGAACAAACAAAACGCGCATTCTACAGAATGATGATATTATTGCATTAGCACATCCCACCTACAAGG catttgttttcaAGGATCTCAGCCCGAATGAGGCCATTGGACTGCCTGCTGAAATTAAGGACACCTATTATATTAATCGAAAACTCGGCTCAGGTGCATATGGCATGGTACGTTTGGTCTATGACCGCCGCACCTGCGAGCAGTTTGCCATGAAAGtagtaaagaaaaatatgctCGAAGTCAGCGCACAgcctaaaaattattttaacgATCCGGAGAAAGTGCTCAACGAGGCCAAAATTATGAAGAATCTTTCGCATCCATGTGTTGTGCGCATGCACGATATTGTGGATAAACCAGACTCGGTGTATATGGTCTTGGAGTTTATGCGTGGCGGAGATTTGCTACACCGTATTATAGACAATAAGCTGCTCTCTGAGGATACATCCAAGTTATATTTCTATCAGATGTGCCATGCCGTCAAGTACTTGCACGACAGAg CTATTACTCATCGCGATCTGAAGCCAGACAATGTGCTGCTGGAGTCTAATGACGCGGACACTTTGCTTAAGGTGTCTGACTTTGGTCTCAGCAAATTTGTGCACAAGGGTTCAGTGATGCGTACGCTATGTGGCACACCGCTTTATGTTGCACCCGAGGTGCTCATTACTGGTGGTCGCGATTCGTATACCCAAAAAGTGGATATTTGGAGTCTCGGCGTGGTGCTCTACACCTG TCTAAGCGGCACTTTGCCGTTTTCCGATGAGTATGGCACACCGGCTGCTGATCAGATTAAAAGAGgcagttttcgttttcgtcATCCTTCCTGGCAACAGACATCACAGCGTGCCAAATCGCTCATCAAGCAAATGCTCATTGTGGATCCTACAAAGCGACCCTCAATTGACGCTGTACTCAAGAGTAACTGGTTGCGAGATGCTCCCATGCTGCAAAAGGCCAGAAAGCTCATGAAATTGGAAGAAACTGACCAGGAAGAAGTGGAAAATAACTTCCTAGAACCACCGACTAAGCGACGACGTTGCTAA
- the LOC108598235 gene encoding condensin complex subunit 2, giving the protein MTLPRTETPLRRSAVGNQTLRESMLHEMTITPVANDDEAERREARRRTLVQQQMRTRESTALGSIEEDETIKKCLDIYNGNKLSRDNAWNLSLIDTLSSLLDRHHQSLSNFKIAGSSLEASSKVYGLRVDSIYLDVMRMSAGLNSRVVTEQQLNEAADREDNAPDNNEGGQPAEGAEAVTQAAPAKKKRTRKAVSTVTKNPETINAQPDTAPLQDPVFGKLNSTVGSINASNRLMNNVLPTLQSELRLCTSYRFWTDSELPAQITDFTQVNAEQQQQSDEEQPLVSADWVAKLRRYESQLKLRPLHTGYIITDTPNPTNASTTQPIQDDDAGVDNGDADFYENPKELSMAFDINAECEPMPELDMPSATVMEVDYQELEELTTEERTTLNHCRPLRKPAVQVNDLRPVDGNSKLDYSYRPLEQISQFWAGPTHWKFKRQRATRTTLGQSNLQDNNAGAAAGAAATRARRAAQQAAKRRNQQLNFGVYADNMFQQESKTKLRKANFQKRWDPRKLVLPTRYEFEENYFYRYDFAPSIKVSRNFGQPDDEIMDVDTHSTQENEGDDVELYDNDHFTEDAPIIPDALGMEMSGFPASNSLIDDGLEMGGDTMLNNETVLEIATDFDGAPSQVTKVVVPFAKRAKVIDMKNLKRSCNCLIQKQLLNNVIEEEIPQHPRPKEEHYTKGMASFTDIYDALPSIITGKMADSLSTSVALYAVLHLANDMQLRLISQNDLENFIIRQVTDD; this is encoded by the exons ATGACGCTACCGCGCACTGAGACGCCATTGAGGCGTTCTGCTGTGGGCAATCAGACGCTTCGAGAGAGTATGCTGCACGAGATGACTATAACGCCTGTGGCCAATGATGATGAGGCGGAACGTCGTGAGGCACGCAGACGCACGTTggtgcagcaacaaatgcgcaCACGCGAAAGCACTGCGCTGGGCTCTATTGAGGAGGATgagacaataaaaaaatgcctGGACATTTACAACGGCAACAAGCTAAGTCGCGATAATGCCTGGAATTTGTCGCTGATCGATACGTTGTCTAGTCTGTTGGATCGTCATCATCAGTCACTGAGCAACTTCAAG attGCTGGCTCCTCGCTGGAGGCTTCCTCAAAGGTTTACGGCCTGCGCGTTGATTCCATATATCTGGACGTAATGCGCATGTCAGCGGGTCTCAATTCGCGTGTGGTGACAGAGCAACAGCTAAATGAAGCCGCCGATCGTGAGGACAATGCGCCCGATAATAATGAAGGCGGGCAGCCAGCAGAGGGAGCTGAAGCAGTAACGCAGGCAGCGCCGGCTAAGAAGAAACGCACGCGCAAGGCCGTTTCCACAGTGACAAAAAACCCAGAGACCATTAATGCCCAGCCGGATACAGCTCCCCTGCAGGATCCAGTATTTGGCAAGCTAAACTCCACAGTGGGCTCTATTAATGCCTCTAATCGACTCATGAACAATGTGCTGCCAACTCTGCAGTCGGAGCTGAGACTGTGCACAAGCTATCGCTTTTGGACAGACAGCGAACTGCCAGCTCAGATAACAGATTTTACGCAGGTAAacgcggagcagcagcaacagtcagaTGAGGAGCAGCCTTTAGTCAGTGCCGATTGGGTAGCCAAGCTGCGTCGCTATGAGTCACAGTTAAAGCTGCGTCCACTGCATACGGGTTATATTATAACGGATACACCCAATCCAACCAACGCGTCTACAACACAGCCCATTCAAGATGATGACGCTGGCGTGGATAATGGCGATGCTGATTTTTATGAGAATCCAAAGGAACTATCTATGGCCTTCGATATAAATGCAGAATGTGAACCCATGCCTGAGCTAGATATGCCCTCGGCGACAGTTATGGAAGTGGATTACCAAGAGCTGGAGGAGCTAACAACTGAAGAGCGCACAACGCTAAATCATTGTCGCCCACTACGCAAGCCAGCGGTGCAGGTTAACGATCTCCGTCCTGTTGATGGCAACTCAAAACTAGACTACTCTTATCGTCCATTGGAGCAAATTTCACAGTTCTGGGCAGGCCCAACGCACTGGAAATTCAAGCGTCAGCGCGCTACACGCACTACATTGGGTCAAAGCAATTTACAGGACAACAATGCCGGCGCCGCTGCCGGTGCAGCTGCCACACGTGCACGTCGTGCCGCCCAGCAAGCCGCCAAGCGGCGCAATCAGCAATTGAACTTTGGTGTCTATGCAGATAACATGTTCCAACAAGAATCGAAAACAAAACTGCGCAAGGCGAACTTCCAAAAACGTTGGGATCCACGCAAGCTTGTGCTACCCACAAGATACGAATTCGAGGAGAATTACTTCTATAGATATGACTTTGCTCCGAGCATAAAGGTGAGCCGTAATTTTGGACAGCCGGACGACGAGATAATGGATGTGGATACGCATTCCACGCAAGAGAATGAGGGTGATGATGTGGAACTCTATGACAATGATCATTTTACTGAAGACGCCCCCATCATTCCCGATGCGCTTGGTATGGAGATGAGCGGTTTTCCGGCCAGCAATAGTTTAATAGACGATGGGCTCGAAATGGGTGGAGACACAATGCTTAATAATGAAACTGTGCTGGAGATTGCTACTGACTTTGATGGCGCACCCTCACAG GTCACCAAGGTTGTGGTGCCATTTGCGAAGCGTGCCAAGGTGATCGACATGAAGAATCTTAAACGTAGTTGTAATTGTTtgatacaaaaacaattactAAACAATGTGATCGAGGAGGAAATACCACAACATCCACGTCCCAAGGAGGAGCATTATACCAAGGGCATGGCCTCATTCACAGATATCTATGACGCGTTGCCAAGCATTATAACTGGAAAAATGGCGGATTCCCTATCAACATCTGTTGCACTCTATGCTGTTCTACATTTAGCTAACGACATGCAATTGCGACTAATTTCGCAGAATGATTTAGAAAACTTTATAATACGACAAGTAACAGAcgattaa
- the LOC108598441 gene encoding ovarian-specific serine/threonine-protein kinase Lok isoform X1: MAKDTQGTQATQSQASNVWTQVESQPMEKIVWGRLYGKNIKIKSLGTAIKQYKIIYTHSPFCVDLNNDEFSAGRGEANDLILTLNDLPEKILARISKVHFIIKRANCELTNPVYIQDLSRNGTFVNGEKIGTNKTRILQNDDIIALAHPTYKAFVFKDLSPNEAIGLPAEIKDTYYINRKLGSGAYGMVRLVYDRRTCEQFAMKVVKKNMLEVSAQPKNYFNDPEKVLNEAKIMKNLSHPCVVRMHDIVDKPDSVYMVLEFMRGGDLLHRIIDNKLLSEDTSKLYFYQMCHAVKYLHDRAITHRDLKPDNVLLESNDADTLLKVSDFGLSKFVHKGSVMRTLCGTPLYVAPEVLITGGRDSYTQKVDIWSLGVVLYTCLSGTLPFSDEYGTPAADQIKRGSFRFRHPSWQQTSQRAKSLIKQMLIVDPTKRPSIDAVLKSNWLRDAPMLQKARKLMKLEETDQEEVENNFLEPPTKRRRC, encoded by the exons ATGGCAAAAGATACACAAGGCACGCAGGCTACGCAAAGCCAGGCGTCCAACGTTTGGACGCAGGTGGAGAGCCAGCCTATGGAGAAAATTGTATGGGGCAGACTCTATGGcaagaatataaaaatcaaatccCTTGGTACGGCAATCaagcaatacaaaattatCTATACGCATTCGCCCTTTTGTGTTG ATTTGAACAACGACGAATTTTCCGCCGGACGCGGCGAAGCCAatgatttaatattaacaCTAAATGATTTACCTGAGAAAATACTAGCACGCATATCTAAGgtgcattttataataaagcgCGCCAACTGTGAGCTGACAAATCCGGTTTATATACAG GATCTCTCACGCAACGGGACCTTTGTGAATGGCGAAAAAATTGGAACAAACAAAACGCGCATTCTACAGAATGATGATATTATTGCATTAGCACATCCCACCTACAAGG catttgttttcaAGGATCTCAGCCCGAATGAGGCCATTGGACTGCCTGCTGAAATTAAGGACACCTATTATATTAATCGAAAACTCGGCTCAGGTGCATATGGCATGGTACGTTTGGTCTATGACCGCCGCACCTGCGAGCAGTTTGCCATGAAAGtagtaaagaaaaatatgctCGAAGTCAGCGCACAgcctaaaaattattttaacgATCCGGAGAAAGTGCTCAACGAGGCCAAAATTATGAAGAATCTTTCGCATCCATGTGTTGTGCGCATGCACGATATTGTGGATAAACCAGACTCGGTGTATATGGTCTTGGAGTTTATGCGTGGCGGAGATTTGCTACACCGTATTATAGACAATAAGCTGCTCTCTGAGGATACATCCAAGTTATATTTCTATCAGATGTGCCATGCCGTCAAGTACTTGCACGACAGAg CTATTACTCATCGCGATCTGAAGCCAGACAATGTGCTGCTGGAGTCTAATGACGCGGACACTTTGCTTAAGGTGTCTGACTTTGGTCTCAGCAAATTTGTGCACAAGGGTTCAGTGATGCGTACGCTATGTGGCACACCGCTTTATGTTGCACCCGAGGTGCTCATTACTGGTGGTCGCGATTCGTATACCCAAAAAGTGGATATTTGGAGTCTCGGCGTGGTGCTCTACACCTG TCTAAGCGGCACTTTGCCGTTTTCCGATGAGTATGGCACACCGGCTGCTGATCAGATTAAAAGAGgcagttttcgttttcgtcATCCTTCCTGGCAACAGACATCACAGCGTGCCAAATCGCTCATCAAGCAAATGCTCATTGTGGATCCTACAAAGCGACCCTCAATTGACGCTGTACTCAAGAGTAACTGGTTGCGAGATGCTCCCATGCTGCAAAAGGCCAGAAAGCTCATGAAATTGGAAGAAACTGACCAGGAAGAAGTGGAAAATAACTTCCTAGAACCACCGACTAAGCGACGACGTTGCTAA